A segment of the Zalophus californianus isolate mZalCal1 chromosome 15, mZalCal1.pri.v2, whole genome shotgun sequence genome:
GAGTTGGGGCAACCTTGCGGGCCTTACTTGGGGGGCGTGGTGCGCACCAGGACCCTGGCCGCCTCCCGAGGGGCCACATGCCGGCAGGTCACCACGAGGCGGGGCCCCACGGCCACTCCGGAGCCCCAGACGGTGCCGCACTCCACCAGCACGGCCGCAGCTGCCCACGGGGGCCCGGGGTCTCGGAGGGGCAGGCCCCACGGGGCGCCCATCTCCTGCGGCAGGAGGGCGGCCAGGGCGTGGGTGCCGGGGCCCAGGCGGCCGAGAGCGGCTCGGGCGGCGCGCAGGAGCGGGGCGGCGGCGCAGAGCAGCGTGAGGCCCACCCACTCGCGGGCCTTCCAGCAGAGGGGCGCGGCCACGAGTGCCACGAGCGCCCCCGCGGGCCGCGCCGCGAACACGCCGCCGCCCTCGGTGCCGGGCAGGCAGCGCGCGTCGGTGAGCAGCAGCGGGCCGGCTGCGTTGCTGAGCACGCCGCGGCTGAGGGTGTTGAGGAAGATGTCCGGGCAGAAGGCCCCGAACGGGGAGCCGCAGGCCAGCAGCGGCGCGCCCTTGGGCACGGCCCCGGGAGACGCCACGGCCACAACCGGCCCACGCTGCTCCTctgccgccgcctcctcctccggGTCGGGCCGCAAGCGCAGCAGCGCGAACCAGCCCAGCGCTCTCAGCtgatcctcctcctcctcctccgacACCTCGTCGTCCGGCGCCGCGCTCGCGAAGCGCCACTGCTCGGCCGCCTCGCCCCCGAAGAGGCGCGCGAAGTGGGCCCGGAAGGCCGGGCagctcagcagcagcagcagctcggCGGGCCGCGGGGGCTGCAGGAGGCGCCCGCCGCCGGGTCGGGCCGGCGGGCCGGGCTCTGGGCCGGCGCACTGGGGCG
Coding sequences within it:
- the TYSND1 gene encoding peroxisomal leader peptide-processing protease isoform X3 encodes the protein MARQWGPSMRAAEKAGCVVSASRAGQAEAGSWSCSGVILSRCPDLVLCHGGIFTPFLRAGSAALTAAGAAFLPGDSCGDDLRLHVQWGPAAASLAGRAERGRPGLCTPQCAGPEPGPPARPGGGRLLQPPRPAELLLLLSCPAFRAHFARLFGGEAAEQWRFASAAPDDEVSEEEEEDQLRALGWFALLRLRPDPEEEAAAEEQRGPVVAVASPGAVPKGAPLLACGSPFGAFCPDIFLNTLSRGVLSNAAGPLLLTDARCLPGTEGGGVFAARPAGALVALVAAPLCWKAREWVGLTLLCAAAPLLRAARAALGRLGPGTHALAALLPQEMGAPWGLPLRDPGPPWAAAAVLVECGTVWGSGVAVGPRLVVTCRHVAPREAARVLVRTTPPKSATIWGRVAFATQETSPYDVAVVNLEKDLHGVPLPVPAEHFHEGEAVSVVGFGVFGQACGPSVTSGILSAVVRVDDTAVMLQTTCAVHGGSSGGPLFSPRTGNLLGEFQFLSAEDMREVENHRRNCCGQEPPMNGK
- the TYSND1 gene encoding peroxisomal leader peptide-processing protease isoform X1; amino-acid sequence: MARQWGPSMRAAEKAGCVVSASRAGQAEAGSWSCSGVILSRCPDLVLCHGGIFTPFLRAGSAALTAAGAAFLPGDSCGDDLRLHVQWGPAAASLAGRAERGRPGLCTPQCAGPEPGPPARPGGGRLLQPPRPAELLLLLSCPAFRAHFARLFGGEAAEQWRFASAAPDDEVSEEEEEDQLRALGWFALLRLRPDPEEEAAAEEQRGPVVAVASPGAVPKGAPLLACGSPFGAFCPDIFLNTLSRGVLSNAAGPLLLTDARCLPGTEGGGVFAARPAGALVALVAAPLCWKAREWVGLTLLCAAAPLLRAARAALGRLGPGTHALAALLPQEMGAPWGLPLRDPGPPWAAAAVLVECGTVWGSGVAVGPRLVVTCRHVAPREAARVLVRTTPPKSATIWGRVAFATQETSPYDVAVVNLEKDLHGVPLPVPAEHFHEGEAVSVVGFGVFGQACGPSVTSGILSAVVRVDDTAVMLQTTCAVHGGSSGGPLFSPRTGNLLGIVASNTRDNDTGATYPHLNFSIPITVLQPALQWYRRTGDLGGLRELDSATEPVRVVWRLQRPLPEAPRSKL
- the TYSND1 gene encoding peroxisomal leader peptide-processing protease isoform X4 codes for the protein MARQWGPSMRAAEKAGCVVSASRAGQAEAGSWSCSGVILSRCPDLVLCHGGIFTPFLRAGSAALTAAGAAFLPGDSCGDDLRLHVQWGPAAASLAGRAERGRPGLCTPQCAGPEPGPPARPGGGRLLQPPRPAELLLLLSCPAFRAHFARLFGGEAAEQWRFASAAPDDEVSEEEEEDQLRALGWFALLRLRPDPEEEAAAEEQRGPVVAVASPGAVPKGAPLLACGSPFGAFCPDIFLNTLSRGVLSNAAGPLLLTDARCLPGTEGGGVFAARPAGALVALVAAPLCWKAREWVGLTLLCAAAPLLRAARAALGRLGPGTHALAALLPQEMGAPWGLPLRDPGPPWAAAAVLVECGTVWGSGVAVGPRLVVTCRHVAPREAARVLVRTTPPKSATIWGRVAFATQETSPYDVAVVNLEKDLHGVPLPVPAEHFHEGEAVSVVGFGVFGQACGPSVTSGILSAVVRVDDTAVMLQTTCAVHGGSSGGPLFSPRTGNLLGHLEKGTGCYSQARRTSRLL
- the TYSND1 gene encoding peroxisomal leader peptide-processing protease isoform X2; this encodes MARQWGPSMRAAEKAGCVVSASRAGQAEAGSWSCSGVILSRCPDLVLCHGGIFTPFLRAGSAALTAAGAAFLPGDSCGDDLRLHVQWGPAAASLAGRAERGRPGLCTPQCAGPEPGPPARPGGGRLLQPPRPAELLLLLSCPAFRAHFARLFGGEAAEQWRFASAAPDDEVSEEEEEDQLRALGWFALLRLRPDPEEEAAAEEQRGPVVAVASPGAVPKGAPLLACGSPFGAFCPDIFLNTLSRGVLSNAAGPLLLTDARCLPGTEGGGVFAARPAGALVALVAAPLCWKAREWVGLTLLCAAAPLLRAARAALGRLGPGTHALAALLPQEMGAPWGLPLRDPGPPWAAAAVLVECGTVWGSGVAVGPRLVVTCRHVAPREAARVLVRTTPPKSATIWGRVAFATQETSPYDVAVVNLEKDLHGVPLPVPAEHFHEGEAVSVVGFGVFGQACGPSVTSGILSAVVRVDDTAVMLQTTCAVHGGSSGGPLFSPRTGNLLGNIWDEPRAPRGAQGEGNANNKMASAANEQRTQR